CAAAGACTCTTTGAAACCACTGAAAACCACAACACCGAAGTCAATAGGGTGTTAGAACATTTGGTGACCTCGTTGGCAGCCATAAGAAGAGAAGGGAACGCCAACATAGAGAGGCTAGAGAGGAGATTTGCAGAAAAAAGTAATGAGaatgaaggagaaagaaaaatgagagaagaTAGAAGGAGAGGAAGTAGAGTTGAATGTGGAGAAAATTTTGTTGATAGATGGGCCGATGGCATCCCAATGGAGGATCCGCCAAGAAGTATGGAAAGACCCATGAGTGAGCCCGTAGGTAGCCCTCATCCTTGGAGGCCTCATGGCCGACATGCACAtgaaggaaggagggaggaacGGGTGAACCGTGAGGGAGATGCTAGAGGTTTCGGTCCACATGAGAGGGGACTCCCAAAACCTAAAATTGAGTTCCCATCTTTTGGAGGAGGGGATCCTTATGAGTGGCTCGATAAAGTCGAGCAATATTTTCATGTATATGAGATCCCTAGAGAGGAGAGGGTGACCTTAGCTAGCTACCATCTGGAGGGGAGAGCCAATAGGTGGTGGAGGTGGCTAAGGAATATTTATGAAAAAGAGAGGAACTACTTAGGGTGGACGACCTTTGTCCAAGAGTTCATGAACCAATGGGGGCCTTCACCAACTGTCAATCACCACGGCCAATTGGCCAAGCTCAAGCAAGAAGGCAAGGTGCAAGCGTACATCGACGAGTTTCGCCAACTTCAAACCATGGTTGAGGGTTGGCCGGAAGAAGCACTACTTGGCACCTTCGTGGACAGGCTCAAGCCTTGGCTCTCCAAGGAGATCAAACTCAAACAGCCCACCCGCCTTCAAGAAGCAATGAGGATGGCGGAAATCCTTGATCAAGCCAACATCCATGACTAGCGGCCGACCAAGGAAGGCTCCAACCGAAATCAGTCCAACCCGCTGCCATCCAAGCCACAACCGGCCGCTGCATCCACTTCAAAACAGCAACCCCCTGAGGTCAAGAGGCTCAGCCGAGATGAGGTACAAGAATACATCAAGAAGGGATTGTGCTTCAAGTGCGGCGCCAAGTGGGAAAAAGGACACCGCTGCAAGCCCGGTCAATCCTATGTTTTGTGCATTGACAACAGcggagaagaagatgatgatgccgCCACCAGCAGCTTTTCGGAGATGATCCCACCGAAGACAACCCCATCAGCCCCATGCCAAAGGACGCCGAACTATCACTCCATGCACTCACCGGTGTGCAGCGACCTTCAACCATGCGGATGACGGCATGGATCGGCAAGCATGAAGTATCCTTGCTCGTTGACAACGGATCCTCCCACAACTTCATCAATCCGGGGGCCTTGCAACGTGTAGGACTCAAGGGGGCAGCAACCGAGCCATTCGAAGTCAAAGTAGCCAGCGGCGAAAGACTCAAATGTCAAGAAGTTGTCAAAGACGTTCGGCTCAACATCCAAGGGATAAGAATTTCTACAGATTTGCATGTACTACAACTTGTAGGTTTGGATATAGTCCTTGGCAACGCATGGCTTCGGGGCATTGGTAAAGTAGTAACGGACTACAATACCAT
This portion of the Phoenix dactylifera cultivar Barhee BC4 chromosome 11, palm_55x_up_171113_PBpolish2nd_filt_p, whole genome shotgun sequence genome encodes:
- the LOC120112556 gene encoding activity-regulated cytoskeleton-associated protein-like; protein product: MSEPVGSPHPWRPHGRHAHEGRREERVNREGDARGFGPHERGLPKPKIEFPSFGGGDPYEWLDKVEQYFHVYEIPREERVTLASYHLEGRANRWWRWLRNIYEKERNYLGWTTFVQEFMNQWGPSPTVNHHGQLAKLKQEGKVQAYIDEFRQLQTMVEGWPEEALLGTFVDRLKPWLSKEIKLKQPTRLQEAMRMAEILDQANIHD